The following proteins are co-located in the Vigna unguiculata cultivar IT97K-499-35 chromosome 9, ASM411807v1, whole genome shotgun sequence genome:
- the LOC114162610 gene encoding 14 kDa proline-rich protein DC2.15-like, which yields MASHKLLTIFLLSLISYSSFSQSQADCPPTPKPAPTPTPKPTPKPAPTPTPKPTPPTPKPAPTPTPKPTPPTPKPAPTPTPKPTPPTPKPSCPPPPSASPTCPKDTLKLGVCAKVLGLVNVIIGTPPTSDCCALIKDLADLEAALCLCTAIKANVLGINLNVPVTLSAILSACQKTVPPGFQCP from the coding sequence ATGGCTTCCCACAAACTCCTCACCATTTTCCTGCTTTCTCTCATTTCTTACTCTTCATTCTCTCAATCTCAAGCCGATTGCCCACCCACTCCAAAGCCCGCGCCCACACCCACTCCAAAGCCCACGCCAAAGCCCGCACCCACACCCACCCCGAAGCCCACACCACCCACTCCAAAGCCCGCACCCACACCCACCCCGAAGCCCACACCACCCACTCCAAAACCCGCACCCACACCCACCCCGAAGCCCACGCCACCCACCCCAAAGCCCAGTTGCCCTCCTCCTCCATCTGCATCACCAACCTGCCCTAAAGATACCCTAAAGCTAGGTGTTTGTGCTAAGGTCTTAGGACTCGTGAACGTTATTATTGGAACTCCTCCTACGAGTGACTGTTGCGCTTTGATCAAAGACTTGGCGGATTTGGAAGCTGCGCTTTGTCTCTGCACTGCCATTAAGGCCAATGTGCTTGGAATCAACCTCAATGTTCCAGTCACGCTCAGCGCGATCCTTAGTGCGTGTCAGAAAACTGTTCCTCCTGGCTTCCAGTGTCCCTAG
- the LOC114163879 gene encoding uncharacterized protein LOC114163879, producing the protein MKQASAEAVPSLSSTPSFTEATTSSSSSAAAAEDLAVGSRDGGGGAQETVAVDRRGEYSAVCRWTVHNFPRIKARALWSKYFEVGGYDCRLLIYPKGDSQALPGYISIYLQIMDPRGTSSSKWDCFASYRLAIVNVADDSKTIHRDSWHRFSSKKKSHGWCDFTPSSTVFDPKLGYLFNTDSVLITADILILNESVNFTRDNNELQSSSSSSSSTSSSVVAGPVSDVLSGKFTWKVHNFSLFKEMIKTQKIMSPVFPAGECNLRISVYQSSVNGVEYLSMCLESKDTDKTVVLSDRSCWCLFRMSVLNQRPGSNHMHRDSYGRFAADNKSGDNTSLGWNDYMKMSDFIGVDSGFLVDDTAVFSTSFHVIKEFSSFSKNGSVIAGRSGSGARKSDGHIGKFTWRIENFTRLKDLLKKRKITGLCIKSRRFQIGNRDCRLIVYPRGQSQPPCHLSVFLEVTDSRNTSSDWSCFVSHRLSVVNQKMEDKSVTKESQNRYSKAAKDWGWREFVTLTSLFDQDSGFLVQDTVIFSAEVLILKETSIMQDFTEHDSELSSSGSPLDAGKRSSFTWKVENFLSFKEIMETRKIFSKFFQAGGCELRIGVYESFDTICIYLESDQAVGSDPDKNFWVRYRMAVVNQKNPTKTVWKESSICTKTWNNSVLQFMKVSDMLEVDAGFLVRDTVVFVCEILDCCPWFEFSDLEVLASEDDQDALTTDPDELIDSEDSEGISGDEEDIFRNLLSRAGFHLTYGDNPSQPQVTLREKLLMDAGAIAGFLTGLRVYLDDPAKVKRLLLPTKLSGSCDGKKATKADESSPSLMNLLMGVKVLQQAIIDLLLDIMVECCQPSEVGPVADSVDACSKPSPDGSGAASPLECERESGAMESARVPGNERLDSVVVESSNTSAVQSSDLKGNGIQEKAVPGHPICPPETSATASENASFRSKTKWPEQSEELLGLIVNSLRALDGAVPQGCPEPRRRPQSAQKITLVLDKAPKHLQADLVALVPKLVEQSEHPLAAYALLERLQKTDAEPALRIPVFGALSQLECGSEVWERILFQSFELLTDSNDEPLATTIDFIFKAASQCQHLPEAVRSVRVRLKNLGLEVSPCVLDFLSKTINSWGDVAETILRDIDCDDDYGDNCSALPCGIFLFGEHGTSPSGLHVIDEQAYQASRHFSDIYILFEMLSIPCLVAEASQTFERAVARGAISAQSVALVLQSRLSQRLNNNGRYVSENFQHTDGATEGDACEQLGAQRDDYTSVLGLAENLALSRDPCVKEFVKLLYMIMFRWFANESYRGRMLKRLVDRATSNTDSGREVDFDLDILVTLVCEEQEFIRPVLSMMREVAELANVDRAALWHQLCASEDEIIRVREESKTEISNMAKEKSVISQKLSESEVTNNRLKSEMRAEMDRFSREKKELAEQAQEVESQLEWLRSERDDEIAKLSAEKKALHDRLHDAETQLSQLKSRKRDELKKVVKEKNALAERLKNAEAARKRFDEELKRFATENVTREEIRQSLEDEVRRLTQTVGQTEGEKREKEEQVARCEAYIDGMESKLQACQQYIHTLEASLQEEMSRHAPLYGAGLEALSLKELETLSRIHEDGLRQIHAIQQRKGSPGGSPLVSPHALPHTHGLYPTASLPMAVGLPPSIIPNGVGIHSNGHVNGAVGPWFNHS; encoded by the exons ATGAAGCAAGCTTCGGCCGAGGCAGTTCCTTCGCTATCTTCCACGCCATCGTTCACGGAGGCGACGACATCGTCGTCATCATCCGCTGCTGCGGCGGAGGACCTGGCGGTAGGGTCACGGGACGGTGGCGGCGGCGCTCAGGAGACGGTGGCGGTGGATCGGCGAGGCGAGTACTCCGCTGTGTGTCGATGGACGGTGCACAATTTCCCGAGAATAAAGGCTAGGGCACTGTGGAGCAAATACTTCGAGGTAGGCGGTTACGATTGTCGGTTGCTAATATATCCCAAGGGTGACTCACAGGCGCTTCCAGGGTACATCTCCATCTACCTCCAAATCATGGACCCTCGCGGTACCTCCTCTTCCAAATGGGACTGTTTCGCGAGTTATAGGTTGGCAATCGTGAACGTCGCCGACGATTCCAAAACCATTCACCGCGATTCCTGGCACCGATTCTCCAGTAAGAAGAAATCGCACGGGTGGTGTGATTTCACACCCTCTTCCACTGTTTTCGACCCCAAATTGGGATACCTGTTCAATACGGATTCCGTTTTGATCACTGCGGATATTCTCATTCTCAATGAGTCCGTTAATTTCACCCGGGACAACAATGAGTTGCAGTCCTCCTCTTCATCCTCGTCCTCGACAAGTTCCTCCGTTGTTGCGGGTCCTGTGTCTGATGTGTTGAGTGGTAAGTTCACTTGGAAAGTGCATAATTTCAGTCTGTTTAAGGAGATGATCAAAACACAGAAGATAATGAGCCCGGTGTTCCCTGCGGGGGAGTGTAATTTGAGAATAAGTGTGTACCAAAGCTCTGTGAATGGGGTCGAGTATTTGTCTATGTGTTTGGAGAGCAAGGACACGGATAAGACTGTGGTGTTATCTGATAGGAGTTGTTGGTGTTTGTTTAGGATGTCTGTGTTGAACCAGAGGCCTGGTTCCAATCACATGCATAGGGATTCTTATGGCCGGTTTGCGGCTGATAATAAGAGCGGTGACAATACCAGCTTGGGATGGAATGATTACATGAAAATGTCAGATTTTATAGGTGTGGATTCGGGGTTTTTGGTGGATGACACCGCAGTTTTTAGCACCTCATTTCATGTGATCAAGGAGTTTAGCAGCTTCTCCAAGAATGGTTCTGTGATTGCCGGGAGAAGTGGGAGTGGTGCTAGGAAGTCTGATGGGCATATTGGAAAGTTCACTTGGAGAATTGAGAATTTTACTAGGTTGAAGGATTTGCTAAAGAAGAGGAAAATCACGGGGCTGTGCATCAAGAGCCGGAGGTTTCAGATTGGTAATAGGGATTGTCGACTTATTGTTTACCCTCGAG GGCAGTCTCAGCCACCATGTCACCTTTCAGTGTTTCTTGAAGTTACAGATTCAAGAAATACTTCCAGTGATTGGAGTTGTTTTGTTAGTCATCGTTTATCAGTTGTGAACCAGAAGATGGAGGATAAATCTGTCACCAAGGAATCTCAGAACCGCTACTCAAAAGCTGCAAAGGATTGGGGTTGGCGTGAATTCGTGACTCTCACCAGTCTCTTTGATCAAGATTCAGGGTTTCTTGTCCAGGACACTGTCATATTCTCTGCGGAAGTTCTTATATTGAAGGAGACATCAATAATGCAGGATTTTACTGAGCATGATTCTGAGTTGAGCAGCAGTGGCTCTCCTCTGGATGCTGGCAAAAGAAGTTCATTTACATGGAAAGTTGAGAATTTCCTGTCTTTCAAGGAAATAATGGAGACACGAAAAATCTTCAGTAAATTCTTTCAAGCTGGTGGATGTGAACTTCGAATTG GTGTATACGAGTCGTTTGACACgatatgtatttatttagagAGTGACCAGGCTGTTGGTAGTGATCCAGATAAAAATTTCTGGGTGAGATACAGGATGGCTGTTGTTAATCAAAAGAACCCAACCAAGACAGTTTGGAAAGAATCTTCTATCTGCACAAAGACGTGGAATAATTCTGTTTTGCAATTCATGAAGGTGTCTGATATGTTAGAAGTGGATGCAGGATTTCTTGTTCGTGACACTGTTGTTTTCGTATGTGAAATATTGGATTGCTGTCCATGGTTTGAGTTTTCCGATTTAGAG GTTTTAGCATCAGAGGATGATCAAGATGCATTGACAACTGACCCTGATGAGCTCATTGACTCTGAAGACAGTGAAGGGATAAGTGGAGATGAGGAAGATATTTTCAGAAATCTTCTTTCCAGAGCTGGATTCCATTTAACATACGGAGATAATCCTTCTCAGCCACAAGTTACTTTAAGGGAGAAACTTCTAATGGATGCTGGTGCAATTGCAGGGTTTCTTACTGGTCTCCGAGTCTATCTTGACGATCCTGCAAAAGTGAAGCGCCTGCTTCTACCTACCAAGCTGTCTGGTAGTTGTGATGGGAAGAAGGCCACCAAAGCTGATGAATCTTCCCCAAGTTTGATGAATTTGCTGATGGGAGTTAAAGTTTTGCAGCAAGCTATCATAGATTTACTATTAGATATAATGGTTGAGTGCTGTCAACCTTCTGAAGTAGGCCCTGTTGCTGATTCTGTTGATGCATGTTCTAAACCTTCTCCGGATGGAAGTGGAGCTGCTAGTCCTCTTGAGTGTGAAAGAGAAAGTGGGGCAATGGAGTCTGCACGAGTTCCTGGTAATGAGAGATTGGATTCAGTTGTTGTAGAAAGCAGTAATACATCTGCTGTGCAGAGCTCTGATTTAAAAGGGAATGGTATTCAGGAAAAAGCTGTTCCTGGACATCCCATTTGTCCACCAGAGACATCTGCGACCGCATCAGAAAATGCATCATTTCGCTCAAAG ACCAAGTGGCCAGAACAGTCTGAGGAGCTTTTAGGTTTGATTGTAAACTCATTAAGAGCTTTGGATGGGGCTGTTCCTCAAGGCTGTCCAGAACCAAGACGTCGGCCTCAATCTGCACAAAAAATTACTCTTGTATTGGACAAAGCTCCTAAGCATTTGCAAGCTGACCTGGTTGCTTTGGTACCTAAATTGGTTGAGCAGTCAGAACACCCACTTGCTGCCTATGCACTTCTTGAGCGTCTTCAAAAGACAGATGCAGAACCTGCTTTACGAATACCA GTTTTTGGGGCTCTTAGTCAATTGGAGTGTGGTAGTGAAGTTTGGGAACGCATTCTTTTTCAGTCATTTGAGCTTTTGACTGACTCAAATGATGAACCCCTTGCTACAACGATAGATTTTATATTCAAAGCGGCATCTCAATGTCAACACCTCCCTGAAGCA GTTAGGTCTGTTCGTGTCAGGCTGAAAAATCTAGGTCTTGAGGTGTCACCTTGCGTCCTTGATTTTTTGAGTAAGACTATAAATAGTTGGGGGGATGTTGCTGAAACCATACTTAGGGACATTGATTGCGACGATGACTATGGTGACAATTGCTCAGCTCTTCCATGTGGGATTTTCTTATTCGGAGAACATGGCACTTCTCCCAGTGGGCTGCATGTGATTGATGAGCAGGCTTATCAAGCTAGTCGTCATTTTTCTGATATTTATATACTGTTTGAGATGTTATCTATTCCTTGCCTTGTTGCTGAAGCTTCCCAAACATTTGAGAGAGCTGTAGCTCGAGGTGCAATAAGTGCTCAGTCTGTAGCCCTGGTATTGCAAAGCCGTCTTTCCCAAAGATTGAACAATAATGGAAGATATGTTTCTGAAAATTTCCAACATACAGATGGTGCTACAGAAGGAGATGCCTGTGAGCAATTGGGAGCTCAGAGGGATGATTACACTTCTGTTCTTGGCCTTGCTGAAAATTTGGCCCTCTCTAGAGATCCATGCGTGAAAGAATTTGTTAAACTGCTCTACATGATAATGTTTAGATGGTTTGCCAATGAATCTTATAGGGGGAGGATGCTGAAGAGGCTTGTTGACCGTGCCACTAGCAATACTGACAGTGGTCGTGAAGTAGATTTTGATTTGGATATATTGGTTACTTTGGTCTGTGAGGAGCAGGAGTTTATCAGGCCTGTTTTGAGTATGATGCGTGAAGTTGCTGAACTTGCAAATGTTGATAGGGCTGCACTATGGCACCAGTTGTGCGCTAGCGAGGATGAAATTATTCGCGTTCGTGAAGAAAGCAAAACTGAGATTTCTAATATGGCTAAGGAAAAATCTGTTATATCACAAAAGCTAAGTGAATCTGAAGTGACAAACAATCGATTGAAG TCTGAAATGAGGGCTGAGATGGATCGATTTTCTCGGGAAAAGAAGGAACTAGCTGAACAAGCTCAAGAAGTTGAGAGTCAGCTTGAATGGCTCCGCTCAGAACGAGATGATGAAATTGCAAAGCTCTCTGCGGAGAAAAAAGCTCTTCATGACCGTTTACATGATGCAGAGACGCAACTTTCTCAGTTGAAGTCTCGGAAACGTGATGAATTAAAG AAAGTAGTCAAGGAGAAAAATGCCCTTGCTGAGAGATTGAAGAATGCTGAAGCTGCACGCAAGAGATTTGATGAAGAACTGAAAAGATTTGCGACAGAGAATGTGACTCGGGAGGAAATTCGGCAATCCCTTGAAGACGAAGTCCGTAGATTGACTCAAACGGTTGGGCAAACTGAAGGGGAAAAGCGTGAGAAGGAAGAGCAGGTTGCTAGGTGTGAAGCATATATTGATGGCATGGAATCAAAGTTGCAAGCTTGCCAG CAATATATTCACACACTTGAGGCCTCACTCCAGGAGGAAATGTCAAGACATGCACCTCTATACGGCGCTGGTCTGGAGGCTTTGTCATTGAAAGAGTTGGAAACACTATCACGTATTCATGAAGATGGGCTTAGGCAGATCCATGCCATTCAACAGCGTAAAGGGAGTCCTGGTGGGAGCCCTCTTGTGAGTCCCCATGCTCTCCCTCACACCCATGGATTGTATCCAACTGCCTCCCTCCCTATGGCTGTGGGACTGCCTCCCTCAATCATCCCAAATGGTGTGGGGATCCACAGCAACGGCCATGTCAATGGTGCAGTTGGACCCTGGTTTAACCACTCTTGA